One genomic window of Ictalurus punctatus breed USDA103 unplaced genomic scaffold, Coco_2.0 Super-Scaffold_100068, whole genome shotgun sequence includes the following:
- the LOC128630825 gene encoding heat shock factor protein 5-like: protein MENTDATFGTFINPNYFPGKLWRLVNDPQICSVWWDDSGEGILVHQETFEAEVLLSQPTHLSEYFRTTDFISFVRQLNLYGFKKQRTNISDKQSYNSSIKAQLHHFQNPYFKRDKPELLLDIKRRTPLNKAKLAGLKVTGRTPRRFYHVMQNSAQETSGLMRTGSVLLEHQGTPYHHPCNVPQQEQRSNTPHHSQYGFYTPVYQRCSPDVLDSTVPCSQQPAASCSPSGYHPDYSVGYADPIDQDPYWRAGDVPESRTSDLGIEKEELDAILELALDMQDEVDVRTLLQLSLTC, encoded by the exons ATGGAAAACACTGATGCAACTTTTGGCACCTTCATCAACCCCAACTACTTCCCTGGAAAGTTGTGGCGTTTGGTGAACGATCCCCAGATTTGCTCAGTCTGGTGGGACGACAGCGGGGAAGGGATACTTGTTCATCAGGAAACATTCGAAGCCGAAGTGCTATTGTCCCAACCCACACATTTGTCTGAGTACTTCAGGACAACTGACTTCATAAGTTTCGTTCGCCAGCTGAACCTTTACGGCTTCAAAAAACAACGCACGAACATCTCGGACAAGCAGTCGTACAACTCTTCGATTAAAGCCCAACTGCACCATTTTCAAAACCCGTACTTCAAACGGGATAAGCCCGAGCTTCTGCTCGATATAAAGCGACGCACGCCTCTCAATAAGGCCAAGCTCGCCGGCTTAAAGGTGACGGGCAGGACGCCCAGACGTTTCTATCACGTGATGCAGAATTCAGCACAGGAAACCTCTGGCTTAATGAGAACAG GTTCAGTCTTGCTTGAACATCAGGGAACCCCTTACCACCATCCCTGTAATGTCCCTCAGCAGGAGCAGAGGAGCAACACACCTCATCACTCACAGTACGGATTTTACACACCAG TGTATCAGCGCTGTAGCCCAGACGTCTTGGATTCAACAGTGCCATGCTCTCAACAACCAGCTGCTTCCTGCTCTCCTAGTGGCTATCACCCT GACTACTCAGTCGGATACGCTGACCCGATCGATCAGGATCCATACTGGAGAGCAGGTGATGTTCCAGAGTCCAGGACGAGTGACCTGGGCATAGAGAAAGAGGAACTGGACGCTATATTAGAGCTGGCGTTGGACATGCAG GATGAAGTTGATGTCCGGACGTTGCTGCAGCTATCACTCACCTGTTAA
- the LOC128630887 gene encoding uncharacterized protein LOC128630887: protein MSAVSPVLSADEDSLELHMVRLELEDVEKQIRGLLDKQAQLLERQTALETSCASAHISKVSTQRGISTPSPSTPCVSLCRDRAPRTFPAVVSVTPAPTHLGPWVNQRRKARAGPSPPPVFEIPTRNRFAPLRQTRPNTVIVGDSIVRNVRVASSKGKVRTHCFSGACVLDVAAHVSGILKKDKRIGAVVLHAGTNDTRLRQTEVLKRDFSSLIETVRGRSPTAKIIVSGPLPTYRRGAEKLFRPDGLHPSSLGAELLSDNISKALHSK from the exons atgtctgctgtctctccggttttgagtgcagatgaggactcgcttgagcttcacatggtgcggctggaactggaggatgtggagaagcagatccgcggcctactcgacaagcaggcccagctgctggagcgacaaactgcgctggaaacatcttgtgcctctgctcacatatccaaggtaagcacacagcgtggtatttccactcccagcccctctacgccgtgtgtttctctgtgcagggaccgtgcacctaggactttcccagccgtggtctccgtcacgccagcgccaacacacctcgggccttgggtaaaccagcggcgaaaggcgcgggctggaccttctccacctccagtgttcgagattccaaccaggaaccgcttcgcccctctccggcagaccagacccaacactgtgatcgtcggggactccattgtgcggaacgtccgtgtagcctcatctaaaggtaaggtgcgcacacactgtttttctggtgcttgcgtccttgatgtcgctgcgcatgtatccgggatcctgaagaaagacaagcgcattggagcggttgtgctgcacgcggggacgaacgacaccaggctgcggcagacggaggtgctgaagagggacttctccagcctgatcgagacggtacgaggcagatcacctaccgcgaagatcatcgtctctggacctcttcccacatacagacgtggagcagaaaa gttgtttcgtcctgatggcctgcaccccagcagccttggagcggaactgctttcagacaacatttccaaggcgctacactccaagtga
- the LOC128630885 gene encoding uncharacterized protein LOC128630885 produces the protein MVRLELENVEKQIRGLLDKQAQLLEQQTALETSCASAHISKVSTQRGISTPSPSTPCVSLCRDRAPRTFPAVVSVTPAPTHLGPWVNQRRKARAGPSPPPVFEIPTRNRFAPLRQTRPNAVIIGDSIVRNVRVASSKGKVRTHCFSGACVLHVAAQVSGILKKDERTGAVVLHAWTNDTRLRQTEVLKRDFSSLIETVRGRSPTAKIIVSGPLPTYRRGAEKFSRLLALNDWLVSWCNEQNLVFVNNWNLFWERPRLFRPDGLHPSSLGAELLSDNISKALHSK, from the coding sequence atggtgcggctggaactggaaaatgtggagaagcagatccgcggcctacttgacaagcaggcccagctgctggagcaacaaactgcgctggaaacatcttgtgcctctgcccacatatccaaggtaagcacacagcgtggtatttccactcccagcccctctacaccgtgtgtttctctgtgcagggaccgtgcacctaggactttcccagccgtggtctccgtcacgccggcgccaacacacctcgggccttgggtgaaccagcggcggaaggcgcgggctggaccctctccacctccggtgttcgagattccaaccaggaaccgcttcgcccctctccgccagaccagacccaacgctgtgatcatcggagactccattgtgcggaacgtccgtgtagcctcatctaaaggtaaggtgcgcacacactgtttttctggtgcttgtgtccttcatgtcgctgcgcaggtatccgggatcctgaagaaggacgagcgcactggagcggttgtgctgcacgcgtggacgaacgacaccaggctgcggcagacggaggttctgaagagggacttctccagcctgatcgagacggtacgaggcagatcacccactgcgaagatcatcgtctctggacctcttcccacatacagacgtggagcagaaaagttcagtagacttctagcattaaatgattggttagtctcttggtgtaatgagcagaatctggtgtttgtcaataactggaatctgttctgggagcgtcctaggttgtttcgtcctgatggcctgcaccccagcagccttggagcggaactgctttcagacaacatttccaaggcgctacactccaagtga